The DNA sequence tttaatttttctacagGTATAAATAATGCCTAATACAATAGATAAGTATATCGCGAATGCAAAacctaaaaaaattatatagacGAGATAAGAATACGTACTTCCtgaattaattatttgttttgaCTTAGACACTAATCTTGAATATACTAAAGCTaccaataaaaatatataggcaggaattaataataattttatcttctttCTATTTATGGCTGTACACTTTTCCCAATTGTTCATTTCTTcgttattctttattttgtcaATGGAATGTAATACGCtgaatatttgtttttcacAAAATACATCCGCTCTACTAGATAACGAAGAATTACTACTTCTATGCACTTTATGccatttttctctttttaattcactttcttttaattctttgttttgtgataatatatcttgtttatttttagatataTGTTCTTCATCTAGCACTTTATTATATAGTCCATCAAAATTTCTATTCACTGAATGATGTGCTAACTGTCGATTA is a window from the Plasmodium malariae genome assembly, contig: PmUG01_00_17, whole genome shotgun sequence genome containing:
- the PmUG01_00036700 gene encoding Plasmodium exported protein, unknown function, encoding MKKNFNSIIFIKIFIFTLLFWIIRYNNDLKSCNGLLDEKYKLYRDLNLTTNRQLAHHSVNRNFDGLYNKVLDEEHISKNKQDILSQNKELKESELKREKWHKVHRSSNSSLSSRADVFCEKQIFSVLHSIDKIKNNEEMNNWEKCTAINRKKIKLLLIPAYIFLLVALVYSRLVSKSKQIINSGSTYSYLVYIIFLGFAFAIYLSIVLGIIYTCRKIKKYRTINKYK